The Thermococcus thermotolerans genome contains a region encoding:
- a CDS encoding tRNA (cytosine(49)-C(5))-methyltransferase: MSARDRIRETNPAFYERYSMLEDTDEFWEFIVRPLRQSIRVNTLKAPLEVVVERLREEFELQQIPWIREGFFINVDNLAKVPEHSLGLIFGQEASSMIPPVVLDPKPGELVLDMAAAPGSKTGQIAQYMENEGCIIANDPKLSRANVLIANLNRMGVLNTRVTTKDGAYFGRFENTFDRILLDAPCSSVGMIRKKWKFLESWRLRGVIKYMNIQKRLILAAYRALKPGGTLVYSTCTIDPLENEEVVDYLLRKTDARLEQIDLPVKTSEPVLEWEGREYSEELKKALRIHPNDNDTEAFFIAKIVKPEGGA, encoded by the coding sequence ATGAGCGCGAGGGACAGGATTAGGGAGACCAACCCGGCCTTCTACGAGCGCTATTCGATGCTCGAAGACACCGACGAGTTCTGGGAGTTCATAGTTAGGCCTCTGCGGCAGAGCATAAGGGTCAACACCCTCAAGGCACCGCTTGAAGTGGTGGTTGAGAGACTTAGAGAGGAGTTTGAACTCCAGCAAATTCCCTGGATCCGCGAGGGCTTTTTCATCAACGTTGACAACCTCGCGAAGGTTCCGGAGCACAGCCTCGGCCTCATCTTCGGCCAGGAAGCGAGCTCCATGATACCCCCGGTCGTCCTCGACCCAAAGCCGGGTGAGCTGGTCCTCGACATGGCTGCCGCACCGGGTTCAAAGACCGGCCAGATAGCTCAGTACATGGAGAACGAGGGCTGTATAATAGCCAACGACCCGAAACTCAGCAGGGCCAACGTCCTCATAGCGAACCTCAACAGGATGGGTGTCTTAAACACCCGCGTAACTACGAAGGACGGGGCTTACTTCGGCCGTTTTGAAAATACCTTTGACAGAATTCTCCTCGACGCGCCGTGCTCCTCGGTGGGGATGATACGGAAGAAGTGGAAGTTCCTGGAGAGCTGGCGCCTGAGGGGCGTCATCAAGTACATGAACATCCAGAAGAGGCTCATCCTGGCCGCCTACCGGGCGCTCAAGCCGGGTGGGACTCTGGTTTACTCAACATGCACGATAGACCCCCTGGAGAACGAGGAGGTCGTTGATTACCTCCTGAGGAAGACCGATGCGAGGCTTGAGCAGATAGATCTGCCGGTGAAGACCAGCGAGCCGGTTCTTGAGTGGGAGGGGAGGGAGTACTCTGAGGAACTGAAGAAAGCTCTCCGCATACACCCCAACGACAACGACACCGAGGCCTTTTTCATAGCGAAGATAGTCAAGCCGGAGGGAGGGGCATGA
- a CDS encoding methyltransferase RsmF C-terminal domain-like protein: MSENPRDEIGKTSDTELVKRLLLENYGYAPDLHYEIRGRYHKVYAWKPCSFEIRGPDRNGVYFGRVESDGIRLSIEGSFLVGPKATKNLVELDDERARLYLAGESVEIEDKDLHGWVIVKWRSYYIGSAKAKDGRLINYVPKEKRLKLEDPAKA, from the coding sequence ATGAGCGAAAACCCGAGGGATGAGATAGGAAAGACGAGCGACACCGAGCTCGTCAAAAGGCTTCTCCTGGAGAACTACGGATATGCACCGGATCTCCACTATGAGATACGAGGGAGGTACCACAAGGTCTACGCATGGAAGCCCTGCTCCTTCGAAATCAGAGGGCCCGACAGAAACGGGGTGTACTTCGGCAGGGTGGAGAGCGATGGAATAAGGCTGAGCATCGAAGGTTCCTTCCTCGTTGGGCCAAAGGCGACCAAAAACCTCGTCGAGCTGGACGACGAGAGGGCGAGGCTGTACCTGGCGGGTGAGAGCGTCGAGATTGAAGATAAGGACCTCCATGGGTGGGTGATAGTTAAGTGGCGCTCATACTACATCGGCTCGGCCAAGGCTAAAGATGGAAGGCTCATAAACTACGTGCCGAAGGAGAAAAGGCTTAAGCTTGAAGACCCCGCGAAAGCTTAA
- a CDS encoding RtcB family protein, protein MVPLKRIDKIRWEIPKYDRRMRVPGRVYADDQLIEKMRGDRTLEQAANVAMLPGIYKYSIVMPDGHQGYGFPIGGVAAFDVKEGVISPGGVGYDINCGVRLIRTNLTEKEVRPKIKELVDTLFRNVPSGLGSKGRVRLHWTQLDDVLADGAKWAVDNGYGWKEDLEHLEEGGRMEGANPNAVSQKAKQRGAPQLGSLGSGNHFLEVQVVDKVFDEKIAKAYGLFEGQVVVMVHTGSRGLGHQVASDYLRIMEKANRKYGVPWPDRELVSVPFQTEEGQRYFSAMKAAANFAWANRQMITHWVRESFEEVFNRKAEDMEMHIVYDVAHNIAKVEEHVVDGRKVKVVVHRKGATRAFPAGHPDVPKAYRDVGQPVLIPGSMGTASYVLAGAEGSMRETFGSTCHGAGRLLSRKAATRQYRGDRLKNELARQGIYIRAASLRVVAEEAPGAYKSVDNVVNVVHQAGIANLVARMRPMGVAKG, encoded by the coding sequence ATGGTGCCGCTGAAGAGGATAGATAAAATACGCTGGGAGATACCGAAGTACGACAGGAGAATGCGCGTTCCAGGCAGGGTTTACGCTGACGACCAGCTGATAGAGAAGATGAGGGGAGACAGAACCCTTGAGCAGGCGGCGAACGTTGCGATGCTTCCGGGCATCTACAAGTACTCCATCGTCATGCCCGACGGCCACCAGGGTTACGGCTTTCCGATCGGTGGGGTTGCGGCCTTTGACGTGAAGGAGGGTGTCATAAGTCCCGGAGGAGTCGGCTACGACATCAACTGCGGCGTCCGCCTTATCCGTACGAACCTCACCGAGAAGGAAGTGAGACCGAAGATAAAGGAGCTTGTTGACACCCTCTTCAGGAACGTTCCGAGCGGTCTTGGAAGCAAGGGACGCGTTAGGCTCCACTGGACCCAGCTCGACGATGTATTAGCTGATGGCGCCAAGTGGGCCGTCGACAACGGCTACGGCTGGAAGGAAGACCTTGAGCACCTTGAGGAAGGCGGAAGGATGGAAGGCGCCAATCCCAACGCCGTCAGCCAGAAGGCGAAGCAGAGGGGAGCGCCACAGCTCGGTTCCCTCGGCTCCGGAAACCACTTCCTTGAGGTTCAGGTCGTCGACAAGGTCTTCGACGAGAAGATAGCTAAAGCGTATGGCCTCTTCGAGGGACAGGTCGTTGTGATGGTTCACACAGGTTCGCGCGGTTTGGGCCATCAGGTGGCGAGCGACTACCTCAGGATAATGGAGAAGGCCAACAGGAAGTACGGTGTGCCCTGGCCCGACCGCGAGCTGGTCAGCGTCCCGTTCCAGACGGAGGAGGGACAGAGGTATTTTAGCGCGATGAAGGCCGCTGCCAACTTCGCTTGGGCCAACAGACAGATGATAACCCACTGGGTCAGGGAGAGCTTTGAGGAAGTCTTCAATAGGAAGGCCGAGGACATGGAGATGCACATCGTTTACGACGTCGCTCACAACATAGCGAAGGTCGAGGAGCACGTCGTTGACGGCAGAAAGGTCAAGGTCGTCGTCCACAGGAAGGGAGCCACGAGGGCGTTTCCAGCTGGCCACCCGGACGTTCCAAAAGCTTATCGCGATGTCGGACAGCCGGTTCTGATTCCAGGTTCGATGGGAACCGCGAGCTACGTTCTTGCTGGTGCTGAGGGCTCGATGAGAGAAACGTTTGGTTCGACCTGCCACGGTGCCGGAAGACTGCTCAGCAGGAAGGCCGCCACCAGGCAGTACCGCGGAGACAGGCTTAAGAACGAGCTGGCAAGGCAGGGAATCTACATCCGCGCGGCATCGCTCAGGGTCGTCGCTGAAGAGGCACCCGGTGCCTACAAGAGCGTTGACAACGTCGTCAACGTCGTCCACCAGGCAGGAATAGCGAACCTTGTGGCGAGGATGCGCCCGATGGGCGTTGCCAAGGGATGA
- a CDS encoding ABC transporter permease, translating to MNPAWNIALKELYTAVKSRRFVVIMVFYLLIFGLAVYGIKDYLIRMGTPRVESNELFLWGSVSEVYMTPLAALFMINMMIITIIGAVLGAALGADAINREVETGTAKVLLGHPVYRDEVINGKFLGMGLLIVLTNLVVYVAIVAVMLILGIPLDGDSLSRGFLAIVATILYTLTFLSIGVLFSTLFKKPETSMLAAVGLAIFLTVFYGIVVGIAAPRLAGPEPPWGTSAHEVWQETVNTWMARLHFLNPAHHYVQLVQYIFSGDRFLNYYIPVSDSFTYGFNNLAMLLVMLFLPFAIAYVRFMTSDIS from the coding sequence ATGAACCCGGCATGGAATATAGCACTCAAAGAGCTTTACACGGCAGTGAAGAGCAGGAGGTTCGTGGTTATCATGGTGTTCTACCTTCTCATTTTTGGCCTTGCGGTTTACGGCATCAAGGACTATTTGATCCGCATGGGGACGCCTAGGGTGGAAAGCAACGAGCTTTTCCTGTGGGGATCGGTCAGCGAGGTCTACATGACGCCACTTGCCGCACTCTTCATGATAAACATGATGATAATCACTATCATAGGCGCTGTTCTGGGGGCCGCCCTTGGCGCAGATGCGATAAACAGGGAGGTGGAAACGGGGACAGCCAAGGTTCTCCTGGGGCATCCTGTTTACCGGGACGAGGTTATCAACGGCAAGTTCCTCGGCATGGGACTGCTGATAGTCCTCACGAACCTCGTTGTTTACGTCGCCATAGTGGCGGTGATGCTGATACTGGGAATTCCACTGGACGGAGATTCACTTTCCAGGGGTTTTCTGGCGATAGTCGCCACGATACTCTACACCCTGACGTTCCTCTCAATTGGTGTGCTCTTCTCAACCCTCTTCAAAAAGCCCGAGACATCGATGCTTGCCGCCGTCGGTCTGGCCATATTTCTTACCGTCTTCTACGGCATAGTGGTTGGCATAGCCGCCCCAAGGCTTGCCGGCCCAGAGCCGCCGTGGGGGACAAGTGCCCATGAGGTCTGGCAGGAAACGGTAAATACATGGATGGCAAGGCTGCACTTCCTCAACCCGGCACACCACTACGTCCAACTCGTCCAGTACATCTTCAGTGGGGACAGATTCCTCAACTACTACATCCCGGTGAGCGACTCATTCACCTACGGCTTTAACAACCTGGCCATGCTTCTCGTGATGCTGTTCCTCCCCTTCGCGATAGCCTACGTTAGGTTCATGACCAGCGACATCAGCTGA
- a CDS encoding COG1470 family protein has translation MRKLLGILLSLVLLSSLVVAQPYVTVFEGRITAGQSLVVGNYTVTVVQAADGSYYLMLKNGSRILELKPFAFGTEIERDGLKILLGSYTSQGSFVVVSVKPDFITSIKPEVGAKAIFNGNVVEVTAVGNKTVDVSINGVARTLETNGSAVVDLIALEYDGKEIKVYAAKPASETVSMEYSVFYPYGKIRVSGPVDIPITITSSSNEEMGLNLTVTSIPEGWKASFLYNGIEVEEVTLPPMGSVTVTLHVEATGSGTVKFLVGNFPGSVEIEATGVEVSIPYLALDVEAGQVLTIPITFSGSGKVEFRPVNLPTGWKMYLTDGQYRLRGFTVSGRLDADLIIEVPRNATLGDHRLSFEVNGKKYGLTLHIYKTYLGQPAKLTVVLSDESGNPLKGWVSIGGKNVTTSSTGAATLELPAGKYKLAAGAPGAIPKEETIELGDGEEKRLQVALTRAPYYFEVELQNDVLTVQPGQSTSTEVKVTNLGSNEDEYRVTLEGLEPGWSYVVSSDPKGLTPVGTLTAGPGGSTGVYLVVIPPFNAPAGKVNARLIIRGSGMEVEKSLTFIVENPAFLNLNPDSPSLAVKAGGSTATSIWVDASGTVTNIKFSVQAPEGWDVKVVPDTIPRIGVMEQGNVQVYPGPTTVELRIRVPKSAPAGTYTITVTATGDQGKAETVITVRVTQSSGSAYLGILLLVIAFGIVIWLMRRVGRR, from the coding sequence ATGAGGAAGCTTTTAGGAATTCTCCTTTCTTTGGTTCTTCTTTCGTCTCTCGTCGTTGCCCAGCCGTATGTGACGGTGTTTGAGGGCAGAATCACCGCAGGGCAGAGCCTTGTGGTAGGCAACTACACGGTAACCGTTGTCCAAGCGGCCGATGGAAGCTACTATCTAATGCTGAAGAACGGGAGCAGAATCCTGGAGCTGAAGCCATTCGCCTTTGGAACGGAGATAGAGAGGGACGGCCTCAAAATTCTCCTCGGGAGCTACACTTCACAGGGCAGTTTTGTGGTCGTGTCCGTAAAGCCGGATTTCATCACCTCTATCAAGCCAGAAGTTGGTGCGAAGGCCATCTTTAACGGCAACGTCGTCGAGGTAACGGCCGTTGGTAATAAGACTGTCGATGTTTCGATTAACGGCGTTGCAAGAACGCTTGAGACAAACGGAAGCGCTGTGGTTGACCTGATAGCCCTTGAGTACGACGGAAAGGAGATAAAGGTATACGCCGCGAAACCCGCCTCGGAAACGGTCAGCATGGAATACTCGGTGTTCTACCCCTATGGGAAGATAAGGGTCTCCGGGCCGGTTGATATTCCGATAACGATAACGAGCTCCTCCAACGAAGAGATGGGCCTCAACCTTACGGTCACCTCAATTCCCGAGGGCTGGAAGGCGAGCTTCCTGTACAACGGAATTGAGGTAGAGGAGGTAACGCTCCCACCGATGGGCTCGGTCACGGTTACCCTCCACGTCGAGGCAACGGGGAGCGGAACGGTCAAGTTCTTGGTTGGGAACTTTCCCGGAAGTGTTGAGATAGAGGCTACGGGAGTCGAGGTCTCCATCCCATACCTTGCACTCGATGTTGAGGCCGGCCAGGTTCTCACGATCCCCATAACGTTCAGTGGGAGCGGAAAGGTCGAGTTTAGGCCGGTTAACCTCCCTACGGGCTGGAAGATGTACCTGACCGACGGCCAGTACAGGCTGAGGGGCTTTACCGTTTCCGGAAGACTCGACGCAGACCTCATCATCGAAGTGCCCAGAAATGCCACCCTCGGGGACCACAGGTTGAGCTTTGAAGTAAACGGAAAGAAATACGGTTTGACGCTCCACATATACAAGACTTACCTCGGACAGCCGGCAAAGCTGACCGTGGTTCTGAGCGATGAGAGCGGAAATCCCCTGAAGGGATGGGTGAGCATAGGGGGGAAGAATGTTACGACCTCTTCGACCGGTGCTGCAACATTGGAACTTCCTGCGGGCAAGTACAAACTTGCCGCCGGCGCTCCCGGGGCGATTCCCAAGGAAGAGACCATCGAGCTTGGAGATGGGGAGGAGAAGCGCCTCCAGGTGGCCTTAACCAGGGCTCCGTATTACTTTGAGGTGGAGCTTCAAAATGATGTCCTGACCGTCCAGCCAGGGCAGAGCACCAGCACGGAGGTAAAGGTGACAAATCTGGGCTCAAACGAGGATGAGTACAGGGTGACCCTGGAGGGACTTGAGCCCGGATGGAGCTACGTGGTCAGCAGTGACCCAAAGGGCTTAACTCCGGTTGGAACCCTCACGGCTGGCCCCGGTGGGAGCACCGGGGTTTACCTAGTCGTGATTCCTCCCTTCAACGCCCCCGCAGGGAAGGTCAATGCCAGACTTATAATCAGGGGTAGCGGGATGGAGGTAGAAAAGTCGCTGACGTTTATTGTGGAGAACCCAGCGTTCCTCAATCTCAACCCGGACAGCCCAAGTCTTGCGGTAAAAGCAGGAGGCTCAACGGCCACCAGTATATGGGTTGACGCCTCGGGAACAGTTACCAATATCAAGTTCTCGGTTCAAGCTCCAGAAGGCTGGGACGTCAAAGTTGTCCCGGATACGATCCCAAGAATTGGTGTGATGGAGCAGGGAAACGTCCAGGTGTATCCCGGCCCCACCACCGTTGAGCTGAGGATCAGGGTTCCTAAATCAGCCCCTGCCGGAACATACACCATAACCGTAACCGCTACGGGCGACCAGGGCAAGGCTGAGACTGTAATAACCGTTAGGGTGACCCAGAGCTCGGGCAGCGCCTATCTCGGAATTCTGCTCCTCGTGATAGCCTTCGGCATCGTGATATGGCTGATGAGGAGGGTCGGGAGGAGATGA
- a CDS encoding ABC transporter ATP-binding protein has product MPSPAILIENLTKSYGTLKAVNSLNLEVKEGEVFGFLGPNGAGKTTTILSMLNLVIPDSGRVEILGMDISKEPVKIKERIGYLPENATVYGELTAWKNLEFFANFYRMSNAEKEKRITKLLKMVGLWEVRYRKAKTFSKGMKQRLLIAQTFINDPELLILDEPTSSLDPEGAHLVKRLIREARSEGRTVFFSSHVLSEVEELSDRVGIIVRGNLKAVGTVGEIKRQFMELEGYEIKVETKEPLPAIEHPEITRIELVEPNRAIIFARTDIREELSKYLSEKGLTILGLDIEEPSLEDVFLKTVYGRDGK; this is encoded by the coding sequence ATGCCATCGCCGGCCATACTCATAGAAAATCTCACCAAGTCGTATGGAACTCTGAAGGCCGTTAACTCCCTGAATCTGGAGGTAAAAGAAGGGGAGGTCTTCGGATTCCTCGGACCGAACGGTGCCGGGAAAACAACGACTATTCTGAGCATGCTGAACCTCGTCATACCAGATAGTGGAAGGGTCGAGATACTCGGTATGGATATATCCAAGGAACCCGTGAAGATAAAGGAGCGAATCGGCTACCTTCCAGAAAACGCCACGGTGTACGGTGAGCTGACGGCCTGGAAGAACCTTGAGTTCTTCGCCAACTTTTACAGGATGTCAAACGCTGAAAAGGAAAAGCGGATAACCAAGCTCCTGAAGATGGTCGGCCTCTGGGAAGTCCGCTACAGAAAGGCCAAAACCTTCTCCAAGGGCATGAAGCAGAGACTCCTCATAGCCCAGACCTTCATAAACGACCCCGAACTGCTCATCCTTGATGAGCCTACGAGCAGCCTCGATCCCGAGGGTGCCCACCTCGTTAAGAGGCTGATAAGGGAAGCCCGCTCAGAGGGAAGGACCGTCTTTTTCTCTTCCCACGTGCTCAGCGAGGTTGAAGAACTCAGCGACAGGGTTGGAATCATCGTGAGGGGAAACCTCAAGGCAGTGGGGACCGTAGGCGAGATAAAGAGACAGTTCATGGAGCTTGAGGGCTACGAGATAAAGGTGGAGACCAAGGAGCCCCTGCCGGCTATCGAGCACCCAGAGATAACGAGGATCGAGCTGGTCGAACCAAACCGGGCCATAATATTTGCCCGCACCGACATCAGGGAAGAGCTGTCAAAATACCTCTCTGAAAAGGGACTCACAATTCTGGGCCTTGATATCGAGGAGCCCAGCCTCGAAGACGTTTTCCTCAAAACCGTTTACGGGAGGGATGGGAAATGA
- the moaC gene encoding cyclic pyranopterin monophosphate synthase MoaC — protein sequence MKELTHVDERGVKMVEVGHKGEVFRKAVAKGRIRLRPETIELIKSGKTKKGNVIATAQIAGILAVKRTPELIPLCHPIPLTGVDITFEFGEDYIEATCEVRAYYKTGVEMEALTGVSVALLTIWDMVKAVEKDENGQYPFTRIEGIHVVEKVKGKDHSLQ from the coding sequence ATGAAAGAACTCACGCACGTTGATGAAAGGGGCGTTAAAATGGTCGAAGTTGGTCACAAAGGGGAAGTCTTCAGAAAGGCCGTGGCAAAGGGCAGGATAAGGCTCAGGCCGGAAACTATAGAGCTGATAAAGTCCGGAAAGACAAAGAAGGGCAACGTAATAGCCACCGCCCAGATAGCGGGTATCCTGGCCGTCAAGAGAACGCCAGAGCTAATTCCGCTCTGCCATCCGATACCCCTCACGGGCGTTGACATCACCTTCGAGTTTGGAGAGGACTACATAGAGGCGACATGTGAGGTTCGCGCGTACTACAAGACCGGCGTCGAGATGGAGGCCCTAACAGGCGTGAGCGTCGCCCTGCTGACGATATGGGACATGGTCAAGGCCGTTGAGAAGGACGAGAACGGCCAGTACCCGTTCACGAGGATCGAGGGCATTCACGTGGTCGAGAAGGTAAAGGGGAAAGATCACTCCCTGCAGTAG
- a CDS encoding P-loop NTPase family protein — MALKLNPEAKAIYRSIREEIKKRLVLPGSSTFLEGFEPTPDREEILRRQDYFRENLPKTRPELREQVAKVKPIKFRRDYLHDRILIVDESELERAQNLGLCEVSTALEDAEGYPIVLSTLGYGIDVELTPPQIAPELYIMPLWENRETLEALAKIGELTGEGSVAPDILSGLGRLGEVMEKRKLLDGLEELVAEKERELNEEIAEKLEKFSLTLSGKELLDFLGELRAGNYEAIFRHFGEIEGEILNLINEAENELSEKLGITVELFSREELYPVTVPPERVEMLREELERELKVELYLRSREVLEGIMPLLPRLKEELGRVHELDFLLAVKDFTEGFSFPELWEGGIAFVSGRHLFIENPQPVSYVVGKRPEDFVAQGSENVRGESVVILTGANSGGKTSLLELMTQITILAHMGFPVPAEKAWVEPLDELFFFRRKRSTYGAGAFETALRSFVRALRGEGRKLILIDEFEAITEPGAAVKIIGELLKIAHEKGFYVVIVSHLGEDLMKELPFARVDGIEAKGLDEKLNLVVDRQPVFGKLGRSTPELIVERLARKKRGKEREIFKRVLLAFRQE, encoded by the coding sequence ATGGCGCTCAAGCTGAACCCCGAGGCTAAAGCGATATACCGCTCAATCCGGGAGGAAATAAAGAAGCGGTTAGTTCTCCCTGGAAGTTCGACATTTCTTGAGGGATTTGAACCCACCCCAGACCGCGAGGAAATCCTCCGCAGACAGGATTACTTCCGTGAAAACCTCCCAAAAACCCGACCCGAGCTGAGGGAGCAGGTGGCCAAAGTCAAGCCGATAAAGTTCCGGCGCGATTACCTCCACGACAGGATCCTCATAGTTGACGAAAGTGAGCTCGAAAGGGCCCAAAACCTCGGCCTCTGCGAGGTTTCCACAGCCCTCGAAGATGCGGAGGGGTATCCAATTGTCCTGAGCACGCTCGGCTACGGCATAGATGTTGAACTTACCCCACCCCAGATAGCCCCGGAGCTCTACATAATGCCCCTGTGGGAGAACAGAGAAACGCTTGAGGCCCTGGCCAAAATTGGCGAGCTAACAGGGGAAGGAAGCGTTGCCCCGGATATACTCAGCGGGCTGGGCAGACTTGGGGAGGTCATGGAAAAGCGGAAGCTCCTCGACGGCCTTGAGGAGCTGGTCGCGGAGAAAGAACGTGAGCTCAACGAGGAAATAGCCGAGAAACTTGAGAAGTTCAGTCTCACCCTGAGCGGGAAGGAGCTGCTGGACTTCCTCGGAGAGCTCAGGGCCGGCAACTACGAGGCTATATTCAGGCACTTCGGCGAGATTGAAGGGGAGATCCTGAACCTAATAAACGAGGCCGAGAACGAGCTGAGCGAAAAACTTGGCATCACCGTTGAGCTCTTCTCCCGGGAAGAGCTGTACCCGGTCACCGTTCCTCCCGAAAGGGTGGAGATGCTCCGTGAGGAACTCGAAAGAGAACTTAAGGTCGAGCTGTACCTCAGGAGTAGGGAGGTGCTTGAGGGGATAATGCCCCTTCTCCCCAGGCTCAAGGAAGAACTCGGCCGTGTCCATGAGCTTGACTTCCTGCTGGCGGTAAAAGACTTCACTGAGGGGTTTTCCTTCCCGGAGCTCTGGGAGGGCGGAATAGCGTTCGTCAGCGGGAGGCATCTCTTCATAGAAAATCCCCAGCCGGTCAGCTACGTTGTTGGAAAGAGACCAGAGGACTTCGTAGCCCAAGGCTCTGAGAACGTTCGCGGCGAGAGCGTGGTCATCCTCACCGGGGCCAACAGCGGTGGGAAGACCAGCCTCTTGGAACTGATGACGCAGATAACAATTCTCGCTCATATGGGGTTCCCTGTTCCGGCCGAGAAGGCCTGGGTCGAGCCCCTCGATGAGCTCTTCTTCTTCAGGAGGAAGAGGAGCACCTACGGTGCTGGTGCCTTTGAGACGGCCCTGCGCTCCTTTGTCAGGGCCCTTCGCGGGGAGGGCAGAAAGCTCATCCTCATAGACGAGTTCGAGGCCATAACCGAGCCCGGCGCAGCCGTCAAGATAATCGGCGAACTTTTGAAGATAGCCCATGAAAAGGGCTTCTACGTTGTCATAGTGTCACACTTAGGAGAGGACCTTATGAAGGAGCTCCCCTTTGCGAGGGTGGACGGGATAGAGGCGAAAGGTCTGGACGAGAAGCTCAACCTCGTAGTGGACAGGCAACCGGTCTTTGGAAAGCTCGGCAGGAGCACGCCTGAGCTCATCGTTGAAAGACTCGCGCGAAAGAAGCGCGGGAAGGAGAGGGAGATATTCAAGAGGGTTCTCCTGGCATTCAGGCAGGAGTAG
- a CDS encoding Kae1-associated kinase Bud32, translating into MELIKQGAEAKIYLADFEEFFGVDLLPGEKVVIKHRIPKRYRIKEIDTKLRKERTVREARVLHRAKKFGVNCPYVYEVDMREMKIAMEFIDGERLKELLERLPMEERLRLCREIGRQIGRLHEAGIVHGDLTTSNMILRDGKVYLIDFGLADFDSTLEARGVDLHLLKRAMESTHYTWFERGFEAVLGGYAEIRGEGAREEIEVKIEEIESRGRYRERSWVG; encoded by the coding sequence ATGGAGCTGATAAAACAGGGAGCCGAGGCGAAGATCTACCTGGCGGACTTTGAGGAGTTCTTCGGCGTTGACCTCCTGCCCGGGGAGAAAGTTGTGATAAAGCACCGGATTCCGAAACGCTACCGCATAAAGGAGATAGACACAAAGCTGAGAAAAGAAAGAACCGTCAGGGAGGCCAGGGTTCTTCATCGGGCGAAGAAGTTCGGTGTGAACTGCCCCTACGTCTACGAGGTCGATATGAGGGAGATGAAGATAGCCATGGAGTTTATAGACGGCGAACGCCTGAAGGAGCTTTTGGAGAGACTGCCGATGGAGGAAAGGCTTAGGCTGTGCAGGGAGATTGGGAGACAGATTGGAAGGCTCCATGAGGCAGGCATAGTACACGGCGATCTAACGACTTCCAACATGATACTCAGAGACGGGAAGGTTTACCTGATAGACTTTGGCTTGGCGGACTTCGACTCAACGCTCGAAGCGAGGGGCGTTGACCTGCACCTCCTTAAAAGAGCAATGGAGAGCACCCACTACACCTGGTTCGAAAGGGGCTTTGAGGCTGTTCTGGGGGGCTATGCCGAGATTCGCGGTGAAGGGGCTAGGGAAGAAATCGAGGTAAAAATCGAGGAGATAGAAAGCCGCGGTAGGTACAGGGAGCGGAGCTGGGTGGGGTAG